A single genomic interval of Pomacea canaliculata isolate SZHN2017 linkage group LG5, ASM307304v1, whole genome shotgun sequence harbors:
- the LOC112564035 gene encoding uncharacterized protein LOC112564035 isoform X25: MDSDTASRFVSSLVKSIQALCNGYIDFSTSIEVVGHIHLRIDHNHKFNYVLSEEVSKSVNEGSTIFSSHSYHSLPPPSAPPTKLAPTSTGGPSSRRKSSHPLPRQEETDPMPVSLPPEVPSRSKELVSDRLSESGDSSHSLSMVVFPEIDELTGSGKPHSNTSGGRTRTISHTQDTLDRRRKSETHAPRSVDSPAKRSRDEESGSVQKTEFEVIEIKEEPGLDEPSCAFSESNQLPSHQAGMGHTPDFSNCVMESLDRVGQIEGTSLLSASDGQQLHLASHQGQSDQPFPVMLHANPSVQAPGGVLTLPGPSNSQATASTTPGGSRLTSGQGDSSPEKEVPKLVRHFLMRIPVRGKKLHPQKRCRSCSKELGLRRDSSYFCPVCPGQPGLCRTRHCFMLYHSDHSLTVDVEAVPELDMEPGK; this comes from the exons ATGGATAGTGATACAGCATCACGTTTTGTGAGCTCATTGGTAAAATCCATCCAGGCATTGTGCAATGGTTACATTGATTTCTCTACCAGCATTGAAGTGGTCGGCCATATCCATTTGCGAATAGACCACAATCACAAGTTTAACTATGTGCTTAGTGAGGAAGTGAGTAAATCTGTTAATGAGGGCTCAACTATATTTTCCAGCCATAGCTATCACTCGTTGCCCCCACCAAGTGCACCACCCACAAAACTAGCACCCACTTCCACAGGAGGACCCTCTTCGAGGCGTAAATCCAGTCATCCTTTGCCAAGACAAGAAGAGACTGATCCTATGCCAGTGTCTTTGCCACCAGAAGTACCATCAAGGTCCAAAGAACTTGTGTCAGATCGTTTAAGTGAAAGCGGTGACTCATCACATTCATTAAGTATGGTTGTGTTTCCTGAAATTGATGAGCTGACTGGTTCAGGGAAACCTCATTCAAACACTAGTGGTGGGAGAACACGGACAATATCTCACACACAGGACACGCTCGACCGACGACGAAAGTCAGAAACTCATGCACCTAGAAGTGTGGATTCTCCAGCAAAAAGAAGTAGAGACGAGGAGAGTGGTTCAGTGCAAAAGACAGAATTTGAAGTGATAGAAATAAAAGAGGAGCCAGGACTTGATGAACCCAGTTGTGCCTTTAGTGAAAGTAACCAGTTACCATCACATCAag CAGGGATGGGTCATACTCCTGATTTCTCAAACTGTGTAATGGAAAGTCTTGACCGAGTAGGACAGATCGAGGGTACCTCACTTCTCAGTGCATCAGATGGACAACAGCTTCACTTAGCATCACATCAAGGACAGTCAGACCAGCCCTTCCCAGTCATGCTTCATGCAAACCCTTCTGTTCAGGCTCCCGGAGGAGTCCTCACTCTTCCAGGGCCTTCAAATTCACAAGCAACAGCATCTACAACTCCTGGAG GCAGTCGACTGACCAGTGGCCAAGGTGACAGCTCGCCAGAAAAGGAGGTTCCAAAGCTGGTGAGGCACTTCCTGATGCGTATTCCAGTCAGGGGCAAGAAACTTCATCCCCAGAAGCGGTGTCGGTCGTGCAGCAAGGAGCTTGGCTTGCGAAGAGACAGTAGCTACTTTTGCCCTGTGTGCCCTGGACAACCGGGCCTCTGTAGAACAAGGCATTGCTTCATGCTGTACCACTCAGACCACAGTCTGACAGTTGATGTTGAGGCTGTTCCTGAACTGGATATGGAAcctggaaaataa